Proteins from a genomic interval of Piscinibacter sp. HJYY11:
- a CDS encoding tripartite tricarboxylate transporter substrate-binding protein, whose translation MDKMHRRVWGLTVASVLLSVAGVARAEFPEKPVTLVVPFTAGGPSDKIARDLGEALRKQLNQPVIIENVGGAGGTLGTARVATAAADGYTLLVHHIGFATAPTLYRKLPYKGIDEFAYLGLINEAPSTLIGRTTLTAKTFADLRKWIATDPTKVNLAHAGVGSASHLCGLMIQSSLKAELNTIPYKGTGPAMSDLMGGTVDLMCEQATNAVPQIEGGKVRAYAVTSKERMKLPLMASLPTLAESGLADFSVTVWHGLYAPKNTPAPVLTKLNAALRSALKDPELNKRQEALGISVVSDARVEPAAHKKFVEAEVARWAKVIQAAGAYAD comes from the coding sequence ATGGACAAGATGCATCGGCGCGTATGGGGCTTGACCGTGGCCTCGGTTCTTCTCTCGGTGGCGGGTGTTGCCCGCGCCGAGTTTCCTGAAAAGCCAGTCACCCTTGTGGTTCCGTTCACCGCGGGTGGCCCGAGCGACAAGATCGCGCGAGACCTTGGCGAAGCTCTGCGCAAGCAGCTCAATCAGCCAGTCATCATCGAGAACGTCGGTGGTGCCGGCGGTACCTTGGGTACCGCACGGGTGGCGACCGCTGCGGCTGATGGGTACACCTTGCTGGTTCACCATATCGGTTTTGCGACGGCGCCAACGCTGTACCGCAAGCTGCCGTACAAGGGCATCGACGAGTTCGCGTACCTCGGCCTCATCAACGAGGCGCCCTCGACACTGATCGGGCGGACCACGTTGACGGCAAAGACCTTCGCCGATCTCCGCAAGTGGATCGCGACTGACCCGACCAAGGTCAACCTCGCACATGCGGGAGTCGGTTCAGCCTCGCATCTCTGCGGGCTGATGATTCAGAGTTCGCTGAAGGCAGAGCTGAACACCATCCCGTACAAAGGTACCGGACCTGCGATGTCGGACCTCATGGGCGGCACTGTTGACTTGATGTGCGAGCAGGCGACCAACGCTGTGCCGCAGATCGAGGGCGGAAAGGTTCGTGCGTATGCCGTGACCAGCAAAGAGCGCATGAAGCTTCCCCTCATGGCCTCGCTGCCGACTCTTGCGGAGTCCGGTCTCGCGGACTTCAGCGTCACCGTTTGGCACGGTCTCTATGCGCCGAAGAACACGCCGGCTCCTGTGCTCACCAAGCTGAACGCCGCGCTGCGAAGCGCACTGAAGGACCCGGAGCTCAATAAGCGCCAAGAGGCCTTGGGGATTAGCGTTGTGTCCGACGCACGCGTTGAACCTGCTGCTCACAAGAAGTTCGTGGAGGCCGAAGTTGCTCGCTGGGCCAAGGTGATTCAGGCGGCGGGCGCGTACGCGGATTGA
- a CDS encoding iron uptake protein: MAATPATRWHIISRVGASLLGSYAFVWGLVMLGIGVCLQAGMTYSDAMSLAALYAFLVFLASFLWAFAAASVVRVWSVLLGGGLLMTLAGWWLTRLGD, from the coding sequence ATGGCCGCAACCCCTGCCACGCGCTGGCACATCATTTCGCGCGTCGGCGCCAGTCTTCTCGGCAGCTATGCCTTCGTGTGGGGCCTCGTGATGCTGGGCATCGGCGTGTGCCTCCAAGCAGGCATGACCTACAGCGATGCCATGTCGCTCGCGGCGCTGTACGCCTTCCTCGTGTTCCTCGCCAGCTTCCTGTGGGCGTTTGCCGCGGCCAGCGTCGTGCGCGTCTGGAGCGTGCTGCTCGGCGGCGGCCTGCTGATGACGCTGGCCGGCTGGTGGCTCACCCGCCTTGGCGACTGA
- a CDS encoding PepSY domain-containing protein produces MFQSFRLSMTWLHTWFGLVLGYVLMVAFFFGSLSVFDREIDRWAMPETRFPAQPMPSYDKLLAKSFLQIAPDEHEVEEAARRIGAKPEISPTAMNWGAYTTHRDPVLQVFAEFAVRNNPNDPDDHVHGTATVDPRNGQMLPGDQLKIGSGFFYPLHYSLHLHWMNLGYWVVGIAALVMLAALVSGVVMHRKIFRELFTFRPKKHTQRSVLDLHNLTGVVALPFHFVFALTGLLIFVGIYFPLSETMLKPQALAAAQQQAEAKGLPFKPAGTPATLASVDAMVIEAKRRWDARGMPGEVGFLTVNHLGDSNSYVSIYRAGSDRVALVGQAVHFSGPTGRVIHEEPAPTAVTSINEFLTGLHLQHFRHWLLRWFYVLGGLLGCVCIATGFIFFVEKRKRQHAKQGISGARWADAMAVTTVTGMLVATFTILVANRLLPTGMAHRGDWEEGIFWGAWALALLHAAWRSKPVQQGLLSPAWREQCWAAAALAVAAVLLNWVTTGDHLLKSVGDGYWPVAGVDLCLLASAAVAVVAARRLRARERAGAAAQTGRDNPSIDVAPATVEVAGA; encoded by the coding sequence ATGTTCCAGTCATTCCGGCTGTCGATGACCTGGCTGCACACCTGGTTCGGCCTGGTGCTCGGCTATGTGCTGATGGTGGCGTTTTTCTTCGGATCGCTCTCGGTGTTCGACCGCGAGATCGACCGCTGGGCGATGCCCGAGACGCGCTTCCCGGCGCAGCCGATGCCCTCGTACGACAAGCTGCTGGCCAAGAGCTTCCTGCAGATCGCGCCCGACGAGCACGAGGTCGAAGAAGCCGCCAGGCGCATTGGTGCCAAGCCTGAGATCAGCCCGACGGCGATGAACTGGGGCGCGTACACCACGCACCGCGATCCGGTGCTGCAGGTGTTTGCCGAGTTCGCGGTCCGCAACAACCCGAACGATCCTGACGACCACGTGCACGGCACCGCGACGGTCGACCCGCGCAACGGCCAGATGCTGCCCGGCGATCAGCTCAAGATCGGCAGCGGCTTTTTCTACCCCCTGCATTACAGCCTGCACCTGCACTGGATGAACCTCGGCTACTGGGTCGTCGGCATCGCCGCGCTCGTGATGCTGGCCGCGCTGGTGAGCGGCGTGGTGATGCATCGAAAGATCTTCCGCGAGCTCTTCACCTTCCGCCCGAAGAAGCACACCCAGCGCAGCGTTCTCGACCTGCACAACCTCACCGGCGTGGTGGCGCTGCCGTTCCACTTCGTCTTCGCGTTGACGGGCCTGCTGATCTTCGTCGGCATCTACTTCCCCCTGTCGGAGACGATGCTCAAGCCGCAGGCGCTGGCCGCGGCGCAACAGCAGGCCGAGGCCAAGGGCCTGCCCTTCAAGCCCGCCGGCACGCCGGCCACGCTCGCCTCTGTCGACGCGATGGTGATCGAGGCCAAGCGCCGCTGGGACGCGCGGGGCATGCCGGGCGAGGTGGGCTTTCTCACGGTGAACCACCTCGGCGACAGCAACAGCTATGTCAGCATCTACCGCGCCGGCAGCGACCGTGTGGCGCTGGTCGGGCAGGCGGTGCATTTCTCGGGGCCCACCGGCCGCGTGATCCACGAGGAGCCCGCGCCGACCGCGGTGACGAGCATCAACGAATTCCTCACCGGCCTGCACCTGCAGCATTTCCGCCATTGGCTGCTGCGCTGGTTCTACGTGCTGGGCGGCCTGCTGGGGTGCGTGTGCATCGCCACCGGCTTCATCTTCTTCGTCGAGAAGCGCAAGCGCCAGCATGCGAAGCAGGGCATCTCCGGCGCACGCTGGGCCGATGCGATGGCCGTCACCACCGTGACCGGCATGCTCGTCGCCACCTTCACCATCCTCGTGGCCAACCGCCTGCTGCCCACCGGCATGGCCCATCGCGGCGACTGGGAAGAGGGCATCTTCTGGGGCGCCTGGGCACTGGCGCTGCTGCACGCCGCATGGCGCAGCAAGCCGGTGCAGCAGGGCCTGCTGTCACCCGCCTGGCGCGAACAGTGCTGGGCCGCGGCGGCGCTGGCCGTCGCAGCCGTGCTCCTGAACTGGGTCACCACCGGCGACCACCTGCTCAAGAGCGTGGGCGACGGCTACTGGCCGGTCGCAGGCGTCGATCTTTGCCTGCTCGCGAGTGCCGCGGTCGCGGTGGTGGCGGCCCGCCGGCTGCGTGCGCGTGAACGGGCCGGCGCGGCGGCGCAGACCGGCCGCGACAACCCCTCGATCGACGTCGCCCCCGCCACCGTGGAGGTTGCCGGTGCCTGA
- a CDS encoding DUF3325 domain-containing protein — protein sequence MPDALKFTIALAACVAGLGWIALAMQVHWEQVRGAQVLPRTTALVLRLLGGASLAVSLAVCFWVDHVTMAPLVWVMALAGAAVLVAFTFSWRPRWMGLLLVGLPVR from the coding sequence GTGCCTGACGCGCTGAAGTTCACCATCGCGCTGGCCGCCTGCGTGGCCGGCCTCGGCTGGATCGCCCTGGCGATGCAGGTGCATTGGGAGCAGGTGCGTGGGGCGCAGGTGCTGCCCCGCACCACGGCCTTGGTGCTGCGCCTGCTGGGCGGTGCGTCGCTGGCGGTGTCGCTCGCGGTGTGCTTCTGGGTCGACCACGTGACGATGGCGCCGCTGGTCTGGGTGATGGCCCTGGCCGGTGCTGCGGTGCTCGTCGCCTTCACGTTCTCCTGGCGGCCGCGCTGGATGGGCCTGCTGCTCGTCGGCTTGCCCGTTCGGTAG
- a CDS encoding 2'-5' RNA ligase family protein, giving the protein MAEQLTPEGVNPPPRPTDRLFFALLPEAPAAAAIAAAAKDLKAEHGLKGRVLATSRFHVTLHFFGDHVGLPAALVEGLSAAASSVRFAPFDVVFDRAMSFTGRPRKRPLVLRGHDEGLAALIDFRRSLSDALVRHGFGHLVDARFTPHVTLLYDDQLRPPQPVGPIVWRVHEFVLMDSLLTRSLHVPLARWPLQPAASAAA; this is encoded by the coding sequence GTGGCCGAGCAACTCACCCCCGAAGGTGTCAATCCACCGCCGCGACCGACCGATCGCCTGTTCTTCGCGCTTCTGCCCGAAGCGCCGGCGGCCGCGGCCATCGCCGCCGCTGCCAAAGACCTGAAAGCCGAGCATGGCCTCAAGGGGCGGGTGCTCGCGACCTCGCGCTTTCACGTCACGCTGCATTTCTTCGGTGACCACGTGGGCCTGCCTGCGGCGCTCGTCGAGGGGCTGAGTGCGGCCGCCTCGAGCGTGCGCTTCGCGCCTTTCGATGTCGTGTTCGACCGCGCGATGAGCTTCACCGGGCGCCCGCGCAAGCGGCCGCTCGTGCTGCGCGGCCACGACGAGGGCCTGGCCGCGCTGATCGACTTTCGCCGCAGCCTGAGCGACGCGCTGGTGCGCCACGGCTTCGGTCACCTCGTCGATGCGCGCTTCACGCCGCATGTCACCTTGCTCTACGACGATCAGCTGCGGCCACCCCAGCCCGTTGGTCCCATCGTGTGGCGGGTGCACGAATTCGTGCTGATGGACAGCCTGCTCACCAGGTCCCTTCACGTGCCGCTCGCGCGCTGGCCCTTGCAGCCGGCCGCCTCAGCCGCCGCGTGA
- a CDS encoding DUF72 domain-containing protein has translation MQDSLFPEETSLAPPPPAPAAKPAPETPRRRGTKVLPCPPDEAHVALARALPPRLRLGGSSWSYPGWKGLVWEDEHSETKLSREGLSAYAQHPLFRSVCIDRSFYRALTAQQYARYAAQVPDDFRFVVKAPAAVTDATVRSENGRAVQENPVFLNAEIAIREFVEPALDGLGAKLGVLVFQLSPLPLPLLANLDEVFVRLRALLQALPSLAAAPDAVVAVEVRDPEFLMPAFATLLRDCGAAYCLGLQAKMPPIDGQLPMLRAMWPGPLVCRWNLNPVNGAYGYESAEKRYAPFDKVLDPDPHTRDTLARVIAATTGAGHNAFVTISNHAEGCAPLSAAALAQAVVSRGG, from the coding sequence ATGCAAGACAGCCTGTTCCCGGAAGAAACGTCGCTCGCGCCGCCACCCCCGGCGCCTGCCGCCAAGCCCGCGCCAGAGACCCCGCGCCGACGCGGCACCAAGGTCCTGCCCTGCCCGCCCGACGAGGCGCACGTGGCACTCGCACGCGCGCTGCCGCCGCGACTGCGCCTGGGTGGCTCGTCCTGGAGCTACCCGGGATGGAAAGGCCTGGTGTGGGAAGACGAGCACAGCGAAACGAAGCTCTCGCGCGAGGGCCTGTCGGCTTATGCGCAGCACCCGCTCTTTCGCAGCGTCTGCATCGACCGCAGCTTCTACCGTGCGCTCACCGCACAGCAGTACGCCCGATATGCGGCGCAGGTGCCCGACGACTTCCGCTTCGTGGTGAAGGCGCCGGCCGCGGTCACCGATGCGACGGTGCGCAGCGAGAACGGCCGCGCGGTGCAGGAGAACCCGGTGTTCCTCAACGCCGAGATCGCGATCCGGGAATTCGTGGAGCCGGCGCTCGATGGCCTGGGCGCGAAGCTGGGCGTGCTGGTGTTCCAGCTGAGCCCGCTGCCGCTGCCCCTTCTGGCCAATCTGGACGAGGTGTTCGTGCGCCTGCGCGCATTGCTCCAGGCCCTGCCCTCATTGGCCGCAGCACCCGATGCGGTGGTGGCCGTCGAGGTGCGCGACCCCGAGTTCCTGATGCCTGCGTTCGCCACCTTGTTGCGCGACTGCGGTGCCGCCTATTGCCTCGGCCTCCAGGCGAAGATGCCGCCCATCGACGGCCAGCTACCGATGCTGAGAGCCATGTGGCCGGGGCCGCTGGTCTGTCGCTGGAACCTCAACCCGGTCAACGGCGCCTACGGGTACGAGTCGGCCGAGAAACGCTATGCCCCGTTCGACAAGGTGCTCGACCCGGACCCGCACACCCGCGACACGCTGGCCCGCGTGATCGCCGCCACCACCGGTGCCGGCCACAACGCCTTCGTCACCATCAGCAACCACGCCGAAGGCTGCGCACCGCTGTCGGCCGCGGCCCTCGCACAGGCCGTGGTGTCACGCGGCGGCTGA
- the tadA gene encoding tRNA adenosine(34) deaminase TadA, producing the protein MSTPADEHAMRIALDQAHNAWLVGEVPVGAVIMRAGQVIATGYNRPITEHDPTAHAEIVALRHAATLLGNYRLPECELYVTLEPCAMCAMALMHARFKRVVFGATDPKTGAAGSVVDLFKVPQLNHHTHLEGGVLADECGKVLRDFFAERRELYRKRRAAPSEPGDSEFGAAPDTIDVIPTGEVVEVEPPPSSPPPRS; encoded by the coding sequence ATGAGCACCCCCGCCGACGAACACGCCATGCGCATCGCGCTCGACCAGGCCCACAACGCCTGGCTGGTGGGCGAAGTGCCGGTCGGCGCGGTCATCATGCGGGCCGGTCAGGTCATCGCAACCGGCTACAACCGCCCCATCACCGAGCACGACCCCACCGCGCACGCCGAGATCGTGGCCCTGCGCCATGCGGCCACGCTGCTCGGCAACTACCGGCTCCCCGAGTGCGAGCTCTACGTGACCCTTGAGCCCTGCGCCATGTGCGCCATGGCCCTGATGCACGCCCGCTTCAAGCGCGTGGTGTTCGGCGCCACCGACCCCAAGACCGGCGCCGCCGGGTCGGTGGTGGATCTTTTCAAGGTGCCGCAGCTCAACCACCACACCCACCTCGAAGGCGGCGTGCTGGCCGACGAGTGCGGCAAGGTGCTGCGCGATTTCTTCGCCGAGCGACGTGAGCTGTACCGCAAGCGGAGAGCCGCTCCATCGGAGCCCGGCGACAGCGAGTTCGGCGCCGCCCCCGACACGATTGACGTGATACCGACCGGAGAGGTTGTCGAAGTTGAGCCACCACCATCATCACCACCACCACGAAGCTGA
- a CDS encoding LD-carboxypeptidase, which yields MSHHHHHHHHEAEHGAQHLSLFSPAGVVVKAAPLRKAAKRLQALGFEVDIDDAALAKHQRFGGDDDTRLDALHRIARAAPDIALATRGGYGLTRLLDRIDWKLVAKSVSRGTRWVGHSDMTALHLGLLAHTGATSWAGPLAVGDFGGDEVDDITQDCFVEAMTGALEAVGFRTETGFDGLQAKGVLWGGNLCVLNALLGTPHFPKVKGGILFLEDVNEHPYRIERSLLQLHQAGVLGAQKAVVLGSFTEFRKSPLDRGFSLKGVVEYLRSQTHTPILTGLPFGHVPTKVTMPVGEKVTLLVQARDVLLGWGH from the coding sequence TTGAGCCACCACCATCATCACCACCACCACGAAGCTGAGCACGGCGCGCAGCACCTGAGCCTGTTCTCTCCGGCAGGCGTGGTGGTCAAGGCCGCGCCTTTGCGCAAGGCAGCGAAACGCCTCCAGGCGCTGGGCTTCGAGGTCGACATCGATGACGCGGCGCTGGCCAAGCACCAGCGCTTCGGCGGCGACGACGACACGCGGCTCGACGCGCTGCACCGCATCGCCCGTGCCGCACCCGACATCGCGCTCGCCACGCGCGGCGGCTACGGGCTCACGCGCCTGCTCGACCGCATCGACTGGAAGCTGGTCGCAAAGAGCGTGTCGCGCGGCACACGCTGGGTCGGCCACAGCGACATGACGGCGCTGCATCTTGGCCTGCTCGCCCACACCGGCGCCACCAGCTGGGCCGGCCCGCTGGCGGTGGGTGACTTCGGCGGCGACGAGGTCGACGACATCACGCAAGACTGCTTCGTCGAAGCGATGACCGGCGCGCTCGAAGCGGTGGGCTTCCGCACCGAAACGGGCTTCGACGGCCTGCAAGCCAAGGGCGTGCTGTGGGGCGGCAACCTCTGCGTGCTCAATGCGCTGCTCGGCACGCCGCACTTCCCGAAGGTCAAGGGCGGCATCCTCTTCCTCGAAGACGTGAACGAGCACCCCTACCGCATCGAGCGCAGCCTGCTGCAATTGCACCAGGCCGGTGTGCTCGGTGCGCAAAAGGCAGTGGTGCTGGGCAGCTTCACCGAGTTCAGGAAGTCGCCGCTCGACCGCGGCTTCTCGCTGAAGGGCGTGGTCGAGTACCTGCGCAGCCAGACCCACACGCCCATCCTCACCGGGCTCCCGTTCGGCCATGTGCCGACCAAGGTGACGATGCCGGTCGGCGAGAAGGTGACGCTCCTGGTACAGGCACGCGACGTGCTCTTGGGCTGGGGCCACTGA
- a CDS encoding ABC transporter substrate-binding protein yields MQPLCLARRISLALCVGLGGVAALLAGCNNSPYPAGAEKENTLFNSFDERSPRYLDPTASYSNPETPYTYSIYEPLYGYHYLKRPYELIPKAAEAVVQPVYLGAGGKRLPDDAPGAQVVESVYDIKIKPGILYAPHPAFAKDEQGRYLYHELTREQLGDKRSPFDFDKTGTRELVADDYVYAFKRHATPRVEAPVFATFSAYILGLKEYGALVRAEDAKLRAGLPASSQDKPFLDFRQWPLEGVTALDKYTLRIRLKGKYPQWKYWLAMTFTAPVPWEADAFYARPGMAGNSLSWNQWPVGTGPYMMAEYVQDRRHVLKRNPNFRGEPYPCEGMPGDKELGLLDDCGKTMPFTDTIVSTIEKEKVPRKQKFKQGYLDVPEIERPEWGIDFRVDMEDSDAVRQEYEERGFQFPVATDINNWYLGFNWLDPVVGKGNTPEQQVKNRKLRQAISIAIDWEEGYGRIFRNKGGEAAHGPVPPGVFGARHGTVEGMNPVTHKLVDGKVVRRPIEDAKKLMVEAGYPNGRDAKTGRPLVLNYDFQRTPTPEIKAELDWMVRQFAKIDIQLEIRATDYNQFQDKVHKGTHQIFWWGWLADYPDAENFLFLLYGPNGKVKHEGENAANYENAEYDRLYAQLQTLDDGPEKQKVIDRMVAVAQEDAPWAWGYFPYVGLAFQSWVHNGKPSIVVRDLAKYYRVDAAARAKAQAEWNRPVWWPVLVAVPLLLWLGWVAWRSFRAREQRTARPVGDVAGEPAA; encoded by the coding sequence ATGCAACCCCTCTGCCTCGCACGCCGGATCTCGCTCGCGCTGTGTGTCGGGTTGGGTGGTGTGGCGGCCCTGCTCGCCGGCTGCAACAACAGCCCGTATCCCGCCGGCGCCGAGAAGGAGAACACGCTCTTCAACTCGTTCGACGAGCGCTCGCCGCGCTACCTCGACCCGACCGCGTCGTACAGCAACCCGGAGACCCCCTACACCTACTCGATCTACGAGCCGCTGTACGGCTACCACTACCTCAAGCGGCCCTATGAGCTGATCCCGAAGGCCGCCGAGGCGGTGGTGCAGCCGGTCTACCTGGGTGCCGGCGGCAAGCGTCTGCCGGACGACGCCCCAGGCGCGCAGGTGGTGGAGAGCGTCTACGACATCAAGATCAAGCCCGGCATCCTCTACGCGCCGCACCCGGCGTTTGCGAAGGACGAGCAGGGCCGCTACCTCTACCACGAGCTGACGCGCGAGCAACTGGGTGACAAGCGCTCGCCCTTCGATTTCGACAAGACCGGCACCCGCGAGCTCGTGGCCGACGACTACGTCTACGCCTTCAAGCGCCACGCCACGCCGCGTGTCGAAGCGCCGGTCTTCGCCACCTTCTCGGCCTACATCCTCGGCCTCAAGGAATACGGTGCGCTGGTGCGTGCCGAAGATGCCAAGCTGCGTGCCGGGCTGCCCGCCTCGTCGCAGGACAAGCCCTTTCTCGATTTCCGCCAATGGCCGCTGGAGGGCGTGACCGCGCTCGACAAGTACACCCTGCGCATCCGACTCAAGGGCAAGTACCCGCAGTGGAAATACTGGCTCGCGATGACCTTCACCGCGCCGGTGCCCTGGGAGGCCGATGCCTTCTATGCCCGCCCCGGCATGGCCGGCAACAGCCTCTCGTGGAACCAGTGGCCGGTGGGCACCGGCCCGTACATGATGGCCGAGTACGTGCAGGACCGCCGCCACGTGCTCAAGCGCAACCCCAACTTCCGCGGCGAACCCTATCCCTGCGAGGGCATGCCGGGCGACAAGGAGCTGGGCCTGCTCGACGACTGCGGCAAGACCATGCCGTTTACCGACACCATCGTCTCCACCATCGAGAAGGAGAAGGTGCCGCGCAAGCAGAAGTTCAAGCAGGGCTACCTCGACGTGCCGGAGATCGAGCGCCCCGAGTGGGGCATCGACTTCCGTGTCGACATGGAGGACTCCGACGCGGTGCGCCAGGAATACGAGGAGCGCGGTTTCCAGTTCCCCGTGGCCACCGACATCAACAACTGGTACCTGGGCTTCAACTGGCTCGACCCGGTGGTGGGCAAGGGCAACACGCCGGAGCAGCAGGTGAAGAACCGCAAGCTGCGCCAGGCCATCTCGATCGCGATCGACTGGGAAGAGGGCTACGGCCGCATCTTCCGCAACAAGGGTGGCGAGGCCGCGCATGGGCCGGTGCCGCCGGGCGTGTTCGGCGCGCGGCACGGCACGGTCGAAGGCATGAACCCGGTGACGCACAAGCTCGTCGACGGCAAGGTGGTGCGTCGCCCGATCGAGGACGCGAAGAAGCTCATGGTCGAGGCCGGCTACCCCAACGGGCGCGACGCCAAGACCGGCCGCCCGCTGGTGCTCAACTACGACTTCCAGCGCACGCCCACCCCGGAGATCAAGGCCGAGCTCGACTGGATGGTGCGCCAGTTCGCGAAGATCGACATCCAGCTCGAGATCCGCGCGACCGACTACAACCAGTTCCAGGACAAGGTGCACAAGGGCACGCACCAGATCTTCTGGTGGGGCTGGCTCGCCGACTACCCCGACGCGGAGAACTTCCTCTTCCTGCTCTACGGCCCCAACGGCAAGGTCAAGCACGAGGGCGAGAACGCCGCCAACTACGAGAACGCGGAGTACGACCGCCTCTACGCGCAGCTGCAGACCCTCGACGACGGCCCCGAGAAGCAGAAGGTGATCGACCGCATGGTGGCCGTCGCCCAGGAAGACGCGCCCTGGGCCTGGGGCTACTTCCCCTACGTGGGGCTCGCCTTCCAGTCGTGGGTGCACAACGGCAAGCCCAGCATCGTGGTGCGCGACCTCGCCAAGTACTACCGTGTCGATGCCGCGGCGCGTGCCAAGGCGCAGGCCGAGTGGAACCGGCCCGTCTGGTGGCCGGTGCTGGTGGCCGTCCCGCTGCTGCTGTGGCTGGGCTGGGTGGCCTGGCGCAGCTTCCGCGCGCGTGAGCAGCGCACGGCCAGGCCGGTGGGTGATGTGGCGGGGGAGCCGGCGGCATGA
- a CDS encoding ABC transporter permease: MTSYLLRRLGYALLILVGVNLVTFFLFFTVNTPDDMARLNIGGKRVTQEQIDKWKAERGYDKPLYWNDKAQGTDKLTQTIVWERSVSLMALEFGRSDARNAVDIGHEIKVRMGVSLTLAVPVFILQLIVSTVFALLLVFFRHTRIDFWGVVLCVLMLSISALFYIIVGQYLFARVLRLVPISGYAPGLDAVKFLVLPVLLSLLSRLGSEARLYRVMLLEEVGKDYVRTARAKGIAEHWVLMRHVLRNALIPIITSAGAYLPYVFLGSLVFESFFGIPGLGTFVIEAISGQDFAIVRSMVFLGAVLYIASYVLIDLAYTWVDPRVRLES; encoded by the coding sequence ATGACGAGCTACCTCCTGCGCCGCCTTGGCTATGCGCTGCTGATCCTGGTCGGCGTCAACCTCGTCACCTTCTTCCTCTTCTTCACCGTCAACACGCCCGACGACATGGCGCGCCTCAACATCGGCGGCAAGCGTGTGACGCAGGAGCAGATCGACAAGTGGAAGGCCGAGCGCGGCTACGACAAGCCGCTCTACTGGAACGACAAAGCCCAGGGCACCGACAAGCTCACGCAGACCATCGTGTGGGAGCGCTCCGTCTCGCTGATGGCGCTCGAGTTCGGCCGCTCGGATGCGCGCAACGCCGTCGACATCGGCCATGAGATCAAGGTGCGCATGGGGGTGAGCCTCACGCTGGCGGTGCCGGTGTTCATCCTGCAGCTGATCGTGAGCACGGTGTTTGCGTTGCTGCTGGTCTTCTTCCGCCACACGCGCATCGACTTCTGGGGCGTGGTGCTGTGCGTGCTGATGCTCTCGATCTCGGCGCTCTTCTACATCATCGTCGGGCAATACCTCTTCGCACGGGTGCTGCGGCTGGTGCCGATCTCGGGCTATGCGCCGGGGCTCGATGCGGTGAAGTTTCTCGTGCTGCCGGTGCTGCTGTCGCTGCTGTCGCGCCTGGGCAGCGAGGCGCGGCTCTACCGCGTGATGCTTCTCGAGGAGGTGGGCAAGGACTATGTGCGCACCGCGCGCGCCAAGGGCATCGCCGAGCACTGGGTGCTCATGCGGCACGTGCTGCGCAACGCGCTCATTCCGATCATCACCAGCGCCGGCGCCTACCTGCCGTACGTGTTCCTCGGCAGCCTGGTGTTCGAGAGTTTCTTCGGCATCCCCGGGCTGGGCACCTTCGTCATCGAGGCGATCTCGGGCCAGGACTTCGCCATCGTGCGCTCGATGGTCTTCCTCGGGGCCGTGCTCTACATCGCCAGCTACGTGCTGATCGACCTGGCCTACACCTGGGTCGACCCGCGCGTGCGGCTGGAGTCTTGA